The Clostridia bacterium genome contains the following window.
AAATCAAATAATCTGCATTGGTATCAACCGGCGCTCTCAATTCAACTGCAATCGGATATTTTTTTTGCTTTAATTTATCAAAAAAAACGTTTTGATTTACTGGCTTTTGATCGATGCTAGGATTTTTAAAAGAGACATCAACTATTTTTTCATGATTGAAATCATTTAGCATCAATCTGCTTTTTTTGATATGCTGCGGCGTCGTTCCGCAACAACCGCCCAAAATCTTTATGCCGTTTTGTCTTAATTCTAATATTTTGCTTGCAAAATACTCGGCATTGTCTATATATATCAGTCTGTTTCCGATTGATTCAGGATACCCTGAATTAGGCATAACGCTCATAAGTTTTTTAGGCGAATAATCTTTTATGAGCTTCAAAATATGAGCAGGACCGCAAAGACAATTAAGCCCGATTGCATCAACTGCATTGTCGTCTTGAGCGGAGTCCAAAAGCTGTTTGTAATAATGTCCTGCTTTTGTATAACCGTCAAGTCCGGCAGCAAAAGAAACAATAATAAAACTATCAGGCTTTTTGGCTTTGATATGCTTTAAAACAGGTTTTAAAAAATTAAATTCGGGCATGGTTTCAAACAAGAATTTATCCGCGCCCAAATCCAAAAAAATGTCAGCGATATCAATATATTCTTGGCTTATATCTGTATCTTTAAAAGGTATAGGTCCAATATCTGCAAAAACTGCTACATCAGTGTTTTTTGTTGCCTGCAAAGCCAAATTGAAACCCGATGTAATGATGTCTTTTATATCGTCAAAGGCTAGGTTTAATCCTGAGTTTGCACCAAAAGTATTTGTTTTTATGGCGTTTACGCCAGACTCAATATACTGCCTGTGAATTTTAAATACGATTTTTGGGTCGTTTAAATTGGCTGTTTCACAAGATTTAATGCTATGCGTTATCGATGCATAGTATGTTCCAAACGCCCCATCAAACAAAAACGTACTGTCTTTGGCATCAGAAATAAACAATGTTATAGACCCTTTTCTTTTCTTATTTCTTTTACTGCTTCAGTCATATTTTTCAAGCTTGGCAATGTTTCTTCCCAGCCTCTGGTTTTTAAGCCGCAGTCAGGATTAATCCACAGCTTATTTGATCCAAGTTTGTCTATCATCTTGTTTATGGCTGATTTTATTTCTTCTTTACTAGGAACTCTAGGCGAATGAATGTCATATACTCCAGGACCTACCGCCGTCTTAAATCCGCATCTTTGCAGGTCATCCAAAATAGTAAGGTCAGAACGAGATGCTTCAAATGAAATACAATCGGCATCCATATCGTCAATATCTTGAATTATATCTCCAAATTCGCTGTAACACATATGGGTATGAATTTGGGTTTGCGGCTTAACAGTTGAATGCACAAGCCTAAAAGCTTTTATTGCATAATCAAGATATGATTTCCATTCGCTCTTTCTAAGCGGCAGCTTTTCTCTCAAAGCCGCTTCGTCTATTTGAATGATCTCTATTCCGTTCTTTTCTAGATCCAACACTTCATCTTTTATGGCAAGCGCGATTTGATAGCAAATCTCTTTTAGCGATATATCTTCTCTAGGGAATGACCAGTTAAGAATTGTAACAGGTCCTGTCAACATACCCTTCATTGGCTTATTGGTCAAGCTTTGGGCATATACACTATACGGTACTGTAATCGGCTTTAGTCTTTTTACATCGCCCCAGATCACAGGCGGTTTTACACAGCGTGTTCCGTATGATTGTACCCACGCGTTTTGAGTGAATATAAAGCCGGACAAGTTTTCACCGAAATATTCAACCATATCATTGCGTTCAAACTCGCCATGCACATACACGTCAATTCCAAGCTCGTCTTGATATTTTACCGCTTGGGCTATAAACTCTTTTACTCTTTGGTTGTATTGTTCAAAAGTTATTTCGCCTTTTTTAAACTGAGCGCGATTTCTCTTAACCTCTGCGGTCTGAGGGAATGAGCCTATTGTTGTTGTAGGCAATTTAGGCAAGCCTAGTTTTTCTATTTGAATTTTATATCTTTCTTCAGATTTGGGCAGTCTTACAAAATCTTCGTCTTTTAGATTTTTGATTTTTTGTCTTACATCAGGCTCTATGTAAGCTTCGTTTTCTATCTTATGCTTTTTCAAAGCAATATTGTCAAGATACTTTTTATCGCTCTTATAATCGCTGTTATTAAACAAACATCTCAAATCATTAAGTTCATCAAGTTTCTGTTCAGCAAAGGCAAATTGAACCAGAACTTCTTGAGACAAATTATTTTCGTTTTGTGTAGTATAAGGTGAAAACAAAAGCGAACTTGCAGTGCTGATTACCAGATTATTAACGTCAACATATTTTTTGAGAGTATCCAAAATCTCCATAGATTCTTGATAACTGTTTCGCCATATATTGCGTCCGTTAATTACGCCTGCAAAAAGCTGCTTGTCTGAACCAAAACCATATTCTTTTATCAGATCAAGGTTTTTCTTGCCTTCTACAAAATCCAGTCCATATGCATCAAAGTCCATAGATATAACAGTAGAATATATATCTCTGATATCTCCAAAATATGTATTAAGAAGTACCTTCACTCCAGCTTTATTGCTTAAAATCTTATTATAAATTGCCTTGAATAAGCTGATATCTGCGTCATTTAAATCAGTTACCAGCATAGGCTCGTCCAACTGAACAAGCTCAGCTTCGGCGGCTTTTAGTTCTTTTAAAAGTTGAATATAAGCATATGTTATTTTATTGATTATTTCTTCACGTTTTTTTTGAGTTGAAAATCTGCAAAGCTTTATAAAAGTAAACGCACCGATTATTACGGGCTTGGTTACAATATTTAATTCTTTAGCAGTTTTATATTCATTAATCGGTTTAGATGCGTTAAGTTTGATTTCTACGCTGTCGTCAATTACAGGCACAATATAATGATAATTAGTTGTGAACCATTTTTTCATTGCAAGTGCCTTTACATCTGCACCGTCTTTTTGATAGCCTTTAGCCATTGCAAAATAAGTTTCAAGCGGACTTGATAGTTTGAGTTCTTTGTATTGATAAGGTATGACATTAAGCATAACGGCTGTATCTAAAACTTGGTCATACATAGAAAAATCATTGGATGGAATATAGTCAACTCCTTTTTCTTTTAGCAACTTAACTTGACCTAATCTAAGATTATCAGCATTATCGATTAAGTCCTGTTCTTTCAAATTGCCCTTAAAATAACTTTCAATCCATTTCTTGAGTTCTCTCTGTTTACCTATTCTGGGGTAACCCGATACCGATACTTTGATGTTATTTTGCACTTTAAATCTCCCAAAAATATTTTTTATTATTATAACATCTATTTTTTTGTTTGACTATTAATTAAAGTGTTAATATGCTAAATTATAAATAATTAAAAATTTAAAAGACTTTTCTAATTGAGCCTTTCCAGCCGTTACCCTCATAACGATAAACTCCTCTAAAAGACGAAAAGTTATAGCTTAGCAAAAGCTTTTTTACCCTTTCAAAATCTTTTGGATCAAATCTGATGCTTATGCTGCATATAGAACTAATGCTTGGCGGCGTGTTGATAATATTAACATTACAGCCATAATTTTTTAATATTCTAAAAAAATACATTGTCTGTGCTCTGTTAGCTAATACAACGAAATAATAGGTCATAAAAATTCTCCAAAACTTATGGCATTTTTATTTTTCCGACAATATACTATATTAACGCCACCTTATTTTTGATATTAAATATGATTTATTTTGATAACGCGGCTTCAGGCGGTTTCAAACCGGACTGTGTAAAAAAAGCTGTTTTAGAAACATTAGAATATCCTGCTAATCCAGGCCGAAGCGGACATAAAATGGCTTCTGCCGCCGCACTTAGAATTTCTCAAGCTAGAGAAAATACTGCTGATTTCTTTGGATTAGGTGAAAGCGGCACCATAGTATTTACACACAACTGTACGGCCTCATTAAACTATGCCATTTTCGGCGGCATTAAATGCGGGCATGTTATTACAACAGCCTACGAGCATAATTCTGTCTTGCGGCCTTTATACCATTTGCATAACGCAGGAAAAATCAGCTTTACTGTGGTTTACCCTGACGCATACGGTTTAATACGTACTGAGGCCATAATTAACGCAGTAAGACGTAACACAAAAATGATCATAGTCAACCATATCTCCAATGTTACAGGCGCAAAAGCCCCTATTGAAGAAATAGGCGCTTATACCAAAAAGCGAGGAATTGTCTTTTTGGTTGATGCAGCTCAAAGTGCAGGTCATGTTAATATAAATATGAAAAAGACAGGAATAAATATCCTTGCCGCCGCTGGACATAAGGGATTGGCTGCGCCTCAAGGCGTAGGAATTTTGGCCGTGGACAAAAATATTGTACTTAATCCTATGATTTTGGGCGGTACAGGAACAAGAAGCGAAAGTCCTATTCAACCTCTTGATCTGCCCGAAAGCTTAGAAAGCGGAACAATCTCCACACCAGCGATTGCAGGACTGGACGCAGGCATAACCTGGATAAGACAAAATTTTTCATCAATAAATAAAAACATCTATAAAATGACCAAACACCTGTATGAAGAAATCAAAAAAATACCCAAAGTAATAGTCTATACTCCAAAAGGAGAATATAACGGTTTGGTTACTTTTAATATCGAAGGCTTATATTCGGCAGAAACTGCTAACTTGCTTGATGAAAAGTTTGATATATGTGTAAGAGCAGGATTGCATTGCGCACCGTTAGCGCATAAATATTTGGGAACGATAAAACATGGTGCTGTGCGTGCTTCTTTGTCTTATCAAAATACAATGGATGAAGTTGAAATATTTTTGAAAGCTATTAGAGAAATAGTTAAGAATATATAATTTGATTAAAAAGTTACATCAATAATCATCAAAAAAGCGACTTGTTTTCTTAAAGTCGCTTTTAAAATTTTTCAGCTGTTTTTTAATGACCTAATAATCTGCTCCATTCTTTTTTGCTGTTCTGGTGATAATATTCCTTTTACTGATTTTGCAAAATTATCAAGTTCAGCGTCCGAAAATGTGCCTTGTGCTTTATTTTTTCTGACTTTGTTCATAAGCTCAGACATAAGCTCATTTTCATTTTTGTTGCCGTATTTTTTCATATACTCTTCTGCCATTTTCTTTTTATCATCATCAGCATTTTCGTATATAGTATTTTGGGCAGCTTTTTTGAGTTCGTCTCTTAGGTTTTTTCCCATTATGTAATCTCCTTACCTTTTTATCTCATTTTAATTATATGAGCGCATATATATAATATGTGTATAGATTTTTTAAGAAGGATTGACACTAATGGAAAATAATAATAATTCTAATAATATGCTGAACAACCTTCTTCCATTGCTTATGAATAAAGGCGGAAATGGAGGCGGCGCTAACAATAACATGCTTACCATGCTTTTGCCTTTGCTTATGCAAAAAGGCGGCAAAGGCGGCTCTTCTGATATATTAAAGACTTTGATTCCTGCAATGACAGGAAATAATCCGCAAATGGCGCAAATTTTGCAAAATTTTGGCGGCGGAAAATCCGATAATGATGAACCCAAAAGAGAAGAACCTATTGATTATGATCCCCCTCAATATACCCCGCCTTGCAGAAACAATAATAAAGGAAGGCATTATGCTGATTACAGCAAACTGTATCCTGACATAAATAATCTTGATTTACATAAAATGCCCAAAATAGACGATTTCAAAAAAGACGAACCTTTGCAGCATGAAGAAAGTAACAATTCTCAACAGTCTTTTGGCAATAATTCTTTATTGACGCTTCTTACATTAATGCAAAGTTTTAGAAATCAACCTAATAACTTAACAGAAGAAAAAATTCAGGCAATCGACGGCATCGCTCCGCCTAAAATTAAAAAGAGCCTAAAAGCCATACTTGCGCTCAATAATATAATTAAAGAATAGCAAACTCCAAAGCTCATATAAAAAAGCATACTTAGTAAATTAAGTATGCTATAATTATTTTATGGACAAACACGGACTAATAATAATCAATTCTTTCAGCTATTCTGATATTTTCAAAAATCAAACCAAACGCCTAAGCGAAGAGTTTTTAAAACTTGGTGTCAAAATTGATGTCAGACGAAATTGCAATGTCGATGTATATTTGGGAAACTATGAAATTATCAATAAAATAAAAGACCATGATTTTGTAGTTTATCTTGACAAAGACAAGTATGCTGCAAGAATGATCGAAAAAAGCAATCAGTTTATATTCAATAATCCCAAAGCCATAGAACTTTGTGATGACAAACTACAAACATATATCGCTTTATCTCAAAATAATATAAAAATGCCTATAACAATAGCTTCGCCTTTGAGATTTTATAAAACAGATGTTGATGATGGAAGTTTTTTAAAAAAGGTTACCG
Protein-coding sequences here:
- a CDS encoding aminotransferase class V-fold PLP-dependent enzyme is translated as MIYFDNAASGGFKPDCVKKAVLETLEYPANPGRSGHKMASAAALRISQARENTADFFGLGESGTIVFTHNCTASLNYAIFGGIKCGHVITTAYEHNSVLRPLYHLHNAGKISFTVVYPDAYGLIRTEAIINAVRRNTKMIIVNHISNVTGAKAPIEEIGAYTKKRGIVFLVDAAQSAGHVNINMKKTGINILAAAGHKGLAAPQGVGILAVDKNIVLNPMILGGTGTRSESPIQPLDLPESLESGTISTPAIAGLDAGITWIRQNFSSINKNIYKMTKHLYEEIKKIPKVIVYTPKGEYNGLVTFNIEGLYSAETANLLDEKFDICVRAGLHCAPLAHKYLGTIKHGAVRASLSYQNTMDEVEIFLKAIREIVKNI
- the metE gene encoding 5-methyltetrahydropteroyltriglutamate--homocysteine S-methyltransferase, with the translated sequence MKVSVSGYPRIGKQRELKKWIESYFKGNLKEQDLIDNADNLRLGQVKLLKEKGVDYIPSNDFSMYDQVLDTAVMLNVIPYQYKELKLSSPLETYFAMAKGYQKDGADVKALAMKKWFTTNYHYIVPVIDDSVEIKLNASKPINEYKTAKELNIVTKPVIIGAFTFIKLCRFSTQKKREEIINKITYAYIQLLKELKAAEAELVQLDEPMLVTDLNDADISLFKAIYNKILSNKAGVKVLLNTYFGDIRDIYSTVISMDFDAYGLDFVEGKKNLDLIKEYGFGSDKQLFAGVINGRNIWRNSYQESMEILDTLKKYVDVNNLVISTASSLLFSPYTTQNENNLSQEVLVQFAFAEQKLDELNDLRCLFNNSDYKSDKKYLDNIALKKHKIENEAYIEPDVRQKIKNLKDEDFVRLPKSEERYKIQIEKLGLPKLPTTTIGSFPQTAEVKRNRAQFKKGEITFEQYNQRVKEFIAQAVKYQDELGIDVYVHGEFERNDMVEYFGENLSGFIFTQNAWVQSYGTRCVKPPVIWGDVKRLKPITVPYSVYAQSLTNKPMKGMLTGPVTILNWSFPREDISLKEICYQIALAIKDEVLDLEKNGIEIIQIDEAALREKLPLRKSEWKSYLDYAIKAFRLVHSTVKPQTQIHTHMCYSEFGDIIQDIDDMDADCISFEASRSDLTILDDLQRCGFKTAVGPGVYDIHSPRVPSKEEIKSAINKMIDKLGSNKLWINPDCGLKTRGWEETLPSLKNMTEAVKEIRKEKGL
- a CDS encoding putative Se/S carrier-like protein, encoding MTYYFVVLANRAQTMYFFRILKNYGCNVNIINTPPSISSICSISIRFDPKDFERVKKLLLSYNFSSFRGVYRYEGNGWKGSIRKVF
- a CDS encoding homocysteine S-methyltransferase family protein, with the protein product MFISDAKDSTFLFDGAFGTYYASITHSIKSCETANLNDPKIVFKIHRQYIESGVNAIKTNTFGANSGLNLAFDDIKDIITSGFNLALQATKNTDVAVFADIGPIPFKDTDISQEYIDIADIFLDLGADKFLFETMPEFNFLKPVLKHIKAKKPDSFIIVSFAAGLDGYTKAGHYYKQLLDSAQDDNAVDAIGLNCLCGPAHILKLIKDYSPKKLMSVMPNSGYPESIGNRLIYIDNAEYFASKILELRQNGIKILGGCCGTTPQHIKKSRLMLNDFNHEKIVDVSFKNPSIDQKPVNQNVFFDKLKQKKYPIAVELRAPVDTNADYLI